From one Populus alba chromosome 17, ASM523922v2, whole genome shotgun sequence genomic stretch:
- the LOC140954836 gene encoding uncharacterized protein: MNKYELLRPEEIDVPAHKELNGFSSTASTRKMALGGRKMAVQKVTRREIEKEQGLHGGAPEDNSGNEKNALDKSLGGSKDQLNTNKKDMNNLERKTLSARLGTPRTETVNLPKSDPELSQDSKALPTKTSLESRPSRSDMDQEPQGSSTLPKGEMQRLLDATKEIVNLMHKDYSGHARPGRKPPINNKVPIH; this comes from the exons ATGAACAAATACGAGCTACTGAGGCCAGAAGAAATTGATGTGCCTGCTCATAAG GAACTTAATGGTTTCAGCAGCACTGCTAGCACAAGGAAGATGGCTCTTGGAGGAAGGAAAATGGCAGTTCAGAAAGTGACAAGGAGAGAAATTGAGAAAGAGCAAGGCCTTCATGGAGGAGCTCCAGAAGATAATTCAG GTAACGAGAAGAATGCTTTAGACAAGTCTCTTGGAGGATCAAAAGATCAATTGAATACTAATAAG AAGGATATGAACAATTTGGAGAGAAAGACATTGTCTGCCAGATTGGGAACTCCAAGGACGGAGACAGTCAACCTCCCAAAGTCCGACCCCGAGCTCTCTCAGGATTCCAAAGCATTGCCAACCAAAACCAGCTTGGAAAGTCGACCTTCAAGGTCTGACATGGATCAGGAACCTCAAGGCAGTAGTACTCTTCCAAAAGGTGAAATGCAAAGGCTTCTTGATGCAACTAAGGAAATTGTGAACCTAATGCACAAAGATTACAGCGGACATGCTAGGCCTGGCCGCAAGCCACCAATTAACAATAAAGTGCCCATTCACTGA
- the LOC118042734 gene encoding F-box/kelch-repeat protein At5g15710, with product MVGSPGDSSESGSIVSNSHSLRNGGLHDDDGCPRQVSPIRIGGSRNTSPIGCVGSRNTSPSRQKVVKTKPRGLDEETVATFGKVVHPDVQMEDNIWAMLPEDLLNEILLRVPPFMIFRLRSVCKRWNSILQDSCFLKFHSQVPSHGPCLLTFWKNLQTPQCSVFSLPLKAWYRIPFTFLPQWAFWLVGSSGGLVCFSGLDGLTFKTLVCNPLTQTWRTLPGMHYNQQRQLIMVVDRIDRSFKVIATGDIFGDRSLPTEVYDSKLDRWSLHQIMPAVNLCSSKMAYCDSRLYLETLSPLGLMMYRLDPGYWEHIPARFPRSLLDGYLVAGTQKRLFLVGRIGLYSTLQSMRIWELDHAKITWVEISRMPPKYFRALLRLSAERFECVGQDNLICFTSWNQGKGLLYDVDKKVWSWIAGCALQSYNSQVCFYEPRFDASIY from the coding sequence ATGGTTGGTAGTCCTGGAGACTCATCTGAATCTGGGTCTATTGTATCTAATTCTCACTCTTTGAGAAATGGGGGTTTGCATGATGACGATGGTTGTCCTAGGCAAGTTTCACCAATTAGAATTGGTGGGTCGAGGAATACAAGTCCTATCGGTTGTGTTGGATCAAGGAATACTAGCCCTTCTCGGCAAAAGGTGGTTAAGACCAAGCCACGCGGTTTAGATGAGGAAACGGTAGCTACATTTGGTAAGGTTGTTCACCCAGATGTTCAAATGGAGGATAACATATGGGCAATGTTGCCTGAGGATCTGTTGAACGAGATTTTATTAAGGGTTCCTCCATTTATGATCTTTCGTCTTCGTTCAGTTTGTAAAAGGTGGAATTCAATTCTCCAAGATAgttgttttcttaaatttcactCACAAGTGCCCTCTCACGGGCCTTGTCTTTTGACATTTTGGAAGAACTTGCAGACCCCACAATGTTCAGTTTTCAGCTTGCCCCTGAAAGCTTGGTATAGAATTCCGTTTACATTTTTGCCACAGTGGGCATTTTGGTTGGTTGGTTCTTCAggaggccttgtttgtttttctggACTTGATGGACTAACTTTCAAAACGTTAGTTTGTAATCCGCTCACGCAAACTTGGAGAACATTACCAGGCATGCATTATAATCAGCAAAGGCAGTTGATAATGGTTGTGGATAGAATAGACCGCTCATTTAAAGTGATAGCCACTGGTGATATTTTTGGGGACAGATCATTGCCTACTGAAGTGTATGATTCAAAACTTGACAGATGGTCGCTTCACCAGATAATGCCTGCAGTCAACCTTTGCTCCTCAAAGATGGCATATTGTGACTCTAGATTGTACCTGGAAACCCTTTCACCACTTGGTTTGATGATGTATAGGCTTGACCCTGGTTACTGGGAACACATTCCAGCAAGATTTCCCAGGTCCTTGCTGGATGGATATCTGGTAGCCGGCACTCAGAAGCGTCTGTTTCTGGTAGGAAGGATTGGCCTTTATAGTACTCTTCAGAGTATGAGGATTTGGGAATTGGATCATGCAAAGATTACATGGGTGGAGATTAGCAGGATGCCGCCAAAGTATTTTCGAGCTCTGTTGAGGTTATCAGCTGAAAGATTCGAGTGTGTTGGTCAGGACAACTTGATTTGCTTTACATCGTGGAATCAAGGAAAAGGTCTTCTATATGATGTGGATAAGAAGGTCTGGTCTTGGATTGCTGGATGTGCTCTTCAATCATACAACAGCCAGGTCTGTTTCTATGAGCCAAGATTTGATGCGTCCATCTATTGA
- the LOC118042735 gene encoding uncharacterized protein — MGAVTSTMAAKFAFFPPSPPSYELEEEEEEAEDCGKKLRMVMGVSVRSNNNSNNTNRKKVDVLKLETKRGNRVVAVYFKNPSASLTVLYSHGNAADLGQMYDLFCELSLHLRVNLMGYDYSGYGQSTGKPTEQNTYADIEAAYRCLEEKYGVKEEDVILYGQSVGSGPTLDLATQLPKLRAVVLHSPIASGLRVMYPVKRTYWFDIYKNIDKIPSVNCPVLVIHGTADDVVDWSHGKQLWECCKEKYEPLWVKGGNHCDLELFPQYIKHLKKFISAIEKSSRLRNVSGPIVDQTEDHRKSTDFGEASISSIDQRERWRLSAEQKEKPRLSIDHREKSRFSTDRREKSRKSVDCPLRESNGPYQNEKARNSIDRFGGMIRSVGLCNIDCFKPTATAI; from the exons ATGGGGGCGGTGACATCGACGATGGCGGCGAAGTTCGCGTTTTTTCCGCCGAGTCCGCCGTCGTATgagttggaggaggaggaggaggaggcggagGATTGTGGGAAGAAGTTAAGGATGGTGATGGGGGTATCTGTACGTAGTAACAACAACAGTAATAATACTAATAGGAAAAAAGTTGATGTGTTGAAGTTGGAGACGAAGAGAGGGAATCGGGTGGTGGCGGTGTATTTTAAGAATCCTTCGGCGTCGTTGACGGTGCTATACTCGCATGGAAATGCAGCTGATCTAGGACAGatgtatgatttgttttgtgAGCTCAGTTTGCATCTCCGTGTTAACTTGATGGG GTATGATTATAGCGGGTATGGGCAGTCAACTGGGAAG CCAACTGAGCAGAATACATATGCTGACATAGAAGCTGCATATAGGTGCCTCGAGGAGAAATATGGGGTGAAAGAAGAAGATGTTATCTTATATGGACAGTCAGTCGGGAGTGGACCCACTTTAGATTTGGCAACACAGTTACCGAAGTTAAGGGCTGTGGTTCTTCACAGCCCTATTGCTTCTGGTCTTCGTGTAATGTATCCAGTGAAGAGAACTTATTGGTTCGACATATACAAG AACATCGATAAAATACCTTCGGTCAATTGTCCTGTACTGGTTATTCAT GGAACTGCTGATGATGTCGTGGATTGGTCCCACGGTAAGCAGCTTTGGGAGTGTTGTAAAGAGAAGTATGAACCGTTATGGGTGAAGGGAGGGAATCATTGTGACTTGGAGCTTTTCCCGCAATACATCAAGCATCTCAAGAAGTTCATTTCAGCCATTGAGAAATCATCTCGTCTGAGAAATGTTTCTGGGCCCATTGTGGATCAAACAGAGGATCATCGAAAGAGCACAGATTTTGGAGAGGCTTCTATATCAAGCATAGATCAGAGAGAGAGGTGGAGGCTAAGTGCTGAGCAAAAAGAAAAGCCTAGGTTAAGCATAGACCACAGAGAGAAATCAAGATTCAGCACTGATAGGAGagagaaatcaagaaaaagcgTGGATTGCCCTCTAAGAGAGAGCAATGGTCCATACCAGAATGAGAAAGCGAGGAATAGCATTGATCG ATTTGGGGGCATGATAAGATCTGTTGGTTTGTGCAATATTGATTGTTTCAAGCCCACGGCGacagccatctga